The genomic stretch AACTCGATTTCTCCGAATAACTGTACTCGCTTTCCTCAAACTGTATGTGATTCAAGTACCCGCTCGCAGGAAATGTTGCAAGAATTCTTCCGTCTGGCCCCATTATCCTTATAGAATCACCCGTATAGTCAGGCCTGTACTCCGAGACTGCTGCGATATAGTGCGTTGGGGTATCGTCTCCCCAAGTCCCCAGCTGCTCCTTTAAGGCCACTGACTTTTCGATGTAATAGTCAAAGAGCTCACAGGCCATCGGAAGAGTTTTCATCAGTGTGCCATGCATTGTTTCTGCGAGTTTCTCCTCAATGCCACCGGTGACACCTCCAATGACTGCCTTCACCGGATGAATGAATTGCCCCCCTGCGGTATCGATCAGTTTCGTGCCGGCATTCCGGACCTGAAGAGCCCTGTGCGCCAGACTACTCAGTTGCTCTGCTGAGCCAGCTTCTCCGGCTGCCTCCAGGATGCTGGACAGACCGAGACGGTCGGGCATGGTGAAAAGGAAAAGTGAGGTGGCCTGATTTTGTATCATCTGTCCCAGCATCAGGAGCTCGCGAATGCTCAGGGCAAGCGGAGGGGGAATTACCCCAAAAGCCATTTCCAATGCCTTAACCGAAGCCAGATGGTGAGCAGTCGAACAGACCCCGCATATCCGGGGCACAATGACGACCATCTGCTCCGGCGCCACGCCTTTTACAAAATGTTCAAACCCCCGGTATTCTGTAGCTTTGAATCTTGCTGATACTACCCTGCCTGCGTGCACTTCAATGACAACCTGTGCATGTCCTTCAATACGGCTGACTGGAAAGACAATCTTCGGCATTCTACACAACCTTC from Nitrospirota bacterium encodes the following:
- a CDS encoding Ni/Fe hydrogenase subunit alpha; translation: MPKIVFPVSRIEGHAQVVIEVHAGRVVSARFKATEYRGFEHFVKGVAPEQMVVIVPRICGVCSTAHHLASVKALEMAFGVIPPPLALSIRELLMLGQMIQNQATSLFLFTMPDRLGLSSILEAAGEAGSAEQLSSLAHRALQVRNAGTKLIDTAGGQFIHPVKAVIGGVTGGIEEKLAETMHGTLMKTLPMACELFDYYIEKSVALKEQLGTWGDDTPTHYIAAVSEYRPDYTGDSIRIMGPDGRILATFPASGYLNHIQFEESEYSYSEKSSYGGKVFRANSLARINLADYMGTPLADRYLEQFRESFERPAHAILLFDIARGIELIYALERAIEILRQPLDNDETMVGYRTRDSEGYGLVEAPRGPLIHHYRITNGIISEAKFILPTVHNIIAIEQALRNSVERYIDSDRIDMEIERAVGRVVRAFDPCIACATH